The proteins below are encoded in one region of Myxocyprinus asiaticus isolate MX2 ecotype Aquarium Trade chromosome 13, UBuf_Myxa_2, whole genome shotgun sequence:
- the LOC127450630 gene encoding cytokine-like nuclear factor N-PAC isoform X1, whose amino-acid sequence MECGGCVQCDVSLKQFKMATVHLRIGDLVWGKLGRYPPWPGKIVSPPKDLKRPRGKKCFFVKFFGTEDHAWIKVEQLKPYHPHKDEMIKINKGKRFQQAVDAVEEYLKKAKGKDQAHPDDKSKSEKGRKAAKPMKIIEEDDEDAFKGGSSDKEQTDSDPEPSSVRRLVAGTVSGFKWESSPVKDDPHFHHFLLSQSEKPASSMEPITKRLKIIEEDTRSTSIQAADSTAISGSITPTDKRIGFLGLGLMGSGVVCNLLKMGHVVTVWNRTAEKCDLFIQEGARLGRTPAEVVSMCDITFSCVSDPKAARDLVFGPSGVLQGIRPGKCYVEMSTVDSETITELAQVITSRGGRFLEAPVSGSQQLSNDGMLVIVAAGDRSVYEDCSSCFQAMGKTSFFIAGEAGNAARMMLILNMVQGSFMATIAEGLTLAQATGQSQQTFLDILCQGQMASTFVDQKCQNILQGNFKPDYYLKHIQKDLRLAISMGDSVNHPTPMAAAANEVYKRAKALDQSDNDMSAVYRAYIH is encoded by the exons ATGGAGTGTGGTGGGTGTGTTCAGTGCGACGTTTCTCTGAAACAGTTTAAGATGGCGACTGTGCATCTAAGGATCGGGGATTTGGTTTG GGGAAAGCTTGGACGCTATCCACCTTGGCCAGGCAAG ATCGTCAGTCCTCCAAAGGATCTGAAAAGGCCAAGAGGCAAAAAATgcttttttgtcaaattttttgGGACTGAAGATCA CGCCTGGATAAAGGTAGAACAGCTGAAGCCCTACCACCCCCACAAAGATGAGATGATCAAGATAAACAAAGGCAAGCGCTTCCAACAGGCTGTTGACGCAGTGGAGGAGTACCTTAAAAAAGCCAAGGGCAAAGATCAG GCACACCCTGATGAcaaaagcaaatctgagaaagGCCGTAAAGCAGCTAAACCCATGAAGATTATTGAAGAGGATGATGAAGATGCCTTCAAGGGTGGCTCATCAGACAAG GAACAGACTGACTCTGACCCAGAGCCATCCTCTGTACGACGGCTGGTCGCTGGAACAGTATCAGGATTCAAATGGGAGAGCAGT CCAGTAAAGGATGACCCACATTTCCATCACTTTCTGCTCAGCCAGTCTGAGAAG CCGGCTTCATCAATGGAGCCCATCACCAAACGCTTAAAGATTATTGAGGAG GACACCAGATCGACGTCTATTCAGGCAGCAGACAGCACAGCAATCAGTGGCAGCATCACACCTACAGACAAAag GATAGGATTCCTTGGACTGGGACTAATGGGAAGTGGTGTGGTCTGTAATTTGTTGAagatggggcatgttgtcaccgTTTGGAATCGCACAGCAGAAAAG TGTGATTTGTTCATTCAGGAAGGTGCCAGATTAGGCCGAACACCCGCAGAGGTTGTGTCTATGTGTGATATCACATTTTCCTGTGTATCAGACCCCAAAGCTGCCAGAGAT CTTGTTTTTGGTCCAAGTGGAGTTCTCCAGGGAATCAGACCAGGCAAATGCTATGTGGAGATGTCCACTGTTGATTCAGAAACCATCACGGAGCTCGCACAG GTCATCACATCCAGAGGTGGCAGGTTCCTAGAAGCTCCAGTTTCAGGTAGCCAGCAGCTTTCCAATGATGGTATGCTGGTCATTGTTGCTGCAGGAGACCGCAGTGTTTATGAAGACTGTAGCAGCTGCTTCCAAGCTATGGGGAAGACGTCTTTCTTTATAG CAGGTGAAGCAGGAAATGCTGCAAGAATGATGTTGATCCTTAACATGGTTCAAGGCAGTTTCATGGCAACCATTGCAGAGGGACTGACCTTGGCCCAGGCCACAGGACAGTCACAACAAACGTTCTTGGATATTCTTTGCCAGGGACAGATGGCAAGCACTTTTGTGGACCAGAAATGCCAAA ATATCTTGCAGGGCAACTTCAAACCTGATTACTATCTGAAACATATTCAGAAAGATCTGAGACTGGCCATTTCAATGGGAGATTCAGTTAATCACCCAACACCGATGGCAGCTGCTGCAAATGAG gTATACAAGAGGGCAAAAGCGTTGGACCAGTCCGACAATGACATGTCTGCAGTCTACAGAGCTTATATTCACTAA
- the LOC127450630 gene encoding cytokine-like nuclear factor N-PAC isoform X2 — MECGGCVQCDVSLKQFKMATVHLRIGDLVWGKLGRYPPWPGKIVSPPKDLKRPRGKKCFFVKFFGTEDHAWIKVEQLKPYHPHKDEMIKINKGKRFQQAVDAVEEYLKKAKGKDQAHPDDKSKSEKGRKAAKPMKIIEEDDEDAFKGGSSDKEQTDSDPEPSSVRRLVAGTVSGFKWESSPVKDDPHFHHFLLSQSEKPASSMEPITKRLKIIEEDTRSTSIQAADSTAISGSITPTDKRIGFLGLGLMGSGVVCNLLKMGHVVTVWNRTAEKCDLFIQEGARLGRTPAEVVSMCDITFSCVSDPKAARDLVFGPSGVLQGIRPGKCYVEMSTVDSETITELAQVITSRGGRFLEAPVSGSQQLSNDGMLVIVAAGDRSVYEDCSSCFQAMGKTSFFIGEAGNAARMMLILNMVQGSFMATIAEGLTLAQATGQSQQTFLDILCQGQMASTFVDQKCQNILQGNFKPDYYLKHIQKDLRLAISMGDSVNHPTPMAAAANEVYKRAKALDQSDNDMSAVYRAYIH, encoded by the exons ATGGAGTGTGGTGGGTGTGTTCAGTGCGACGTTTCTCTGAAACAGTTTAAGATGGCGACTGTGCATCTAAGGATCGGGGATTTGGTTTG GGGAAAGCTTGGACGCTATCCACCTTGGCCAGGCAAG ATCGTCAGTCCTCCAAAGGATCTGAAAAGGCCAAGAGGCAAAAAATgcttttttgtcaaattttttgGGACTGAAGATCA CGCCTGGATAAAGGTAGAACAGCTGAAGCCCTACCACCCCCACAAAGATGAGATGATCAAGATAAACAAAGGCAAGCGCTTCCAACAGGCTGTTGACGCAGTGGAGGAGTACCTTAAAAAAGCCAAGGGCAAAGATCAG GCACACCCTGATGAcaaaagcaaatctgagaaagGCCGTAAAGCAGCTAAACCCATGAAGATTATTGAAGAGGATGATGAAGATGCCTTCAAGGGTGGCTCATCAGACAAG GAACAGACTGACTCTGACCCAGAGCCATCCTCTGTACGACGGCTGGTCGCTGGAACAGTATCAGGATTCAAATGGGAGAGCAGT CCAGTAAAGGATGACCCACATTTCCATCACTTTCTGCTCAGCCAGTCTGAGAAG CCGGCTTCATCAATGGAGCCCATCACCAAACGCTTAAAGATTATTGAGGAG GACACCAGATCGACGTCTATTCAGGCAGCAGACAGCACAGCAATCAGTGGCAGCATCACACCTACAGACAAAag GATAGGATTCCTTGGACTGGGACTAATGGGAAGTGGTGTGGTCTGTAATTTGTTGAagatggggcatgttgtcaccgTTTGGAATCGCACAGCAGAAAAG TGTGATTTGTTCATTCAGGAAGGTGCCAGATTAGGCCGAACACCCGCAGAGGTTGTGTCTATGTGTGATATCACATTTTCCTGTGTATCAGACCCCAAAGCTGCCAGAGAT CTTGTTTTTGGTCCAAGTGGAGTTCTCCAGGGAATCAGACCAGGCAAATGCTATGTGGAGATGTCCACTGTTGATTCAGAAACCATCACGGAGCTCGCACAG GTCATCACATCCAGAGGTGGCAGGTTCCTAGAAGCTCCAGTTTCAGGTAGCCAGCAGCTTTCCAATGATGGTATGCTGGTCATTGTTGCTGCAGGAGACCGCAGTGTTTATGAAGACTGTAGCAGCTGCTTCCAAGCTATGGGGAAGACGTCTTTCTTTATAG GTGAAGCAGGAAATGCTGCAAGAATGATGTTGATCCTTAACATGGTTCAAGGCAGTTTCATGGCAACCATTGCAGAGGGACTGACCTTGGCCCAGGCCACAGGACAGTCACAACAAACGTTCTTGGATATTCTTTGCCAGGGACAGATGGCAAGCACTTTTGTGGACCAGAAATGCCAAA ATATCTTGCAGGGCAACTTCAAACCTGATTACTATCTGAAACATATTCAGAAAGATCTGAGACTGGCCATTTCAATGGGAGATTCAGTTAATCACCCAACACCGATGGCAGCTGCTGCAAATGAG gTATACAAGAGGGCAAAAGCGTTGGACCAGTCCGACAATGACATGTCTGCAGTCTACAGAGCTTATATTCACTAA
- the LOC127450630 gene encoding cytokine-like nuclear factor N-PAC isoform X3 has product MECGGCVQCDVSLKQFKMATVHLRIGDLVWGKLGRYPPWPGKIVSPPKDLKRPRGKKCFFVKFFGTEDHAWIKVEQLKPYHPHKDEMIKINKGKRFQQAVDAVEEYLKKAKGKDQAHPDDKSKSEKGRKAAKPMKIIEEDDEDAFKGGSSDKPVKDDPHFHHFLLSQSEKPASSMEPITKRLKIIEEDTRSTSIQAADSTAISGSITPTDKRIGFLGLGLMGSGVVCNLLKMGHVVTVWNRTAEKCDLFIQEGARLGRTPAEVVSMCDITFSCVSDPKAARDLVFGPSGVLQGIRPGKCYVEMSTVDSETITELAQVITSRGGRFLEAPVSGSQQLSNDGMLVIVAAGDRSVYEDCSSCFQAMGKTSFFIAGEAGNAARMMLILNMVQGSFMATIAEGLTLAQATGQSQQTFLDILCQGQMASTFVDQKCQNILQGNFKPDYYLKHIQKDLRLAISMGDSVNHPTPMAAAANEVYKRAKALDQSDNDMSAVYRAYIH; this is encoded by the exons ATGGAGTGTGGTGGGTGTGTTCAGTGCGACGTTTCTCTGAAACAGTTTAAGATGGCGACTGTGCATCTAAGGATCGGGGATTTGGTTTG GGGAAAGCTTGGACGCTATCCACCTTGGCCAGGCAAG ATCGTCAGTCCTCCAAAGGATCTGAAAAGGCCAAGAGGCAAAAAATgcttttttgtcaaattttttgGGACTGAAGATCA CGCCTGGATAAAGGTAGAACAGCTGAAGCCCTACCACCCCCACAAAGATGAGATGATCAAGATAAACAAAGGCAAGCGCTTCCAACAGGCTGTTGACGCAGTGGAGGAGTACCTTAAAAAAGCCAAGGGCAAAGATCAG GCACACCCTGATGAcaaaagcaaatctgagaaagGCCGTAAAGCAGCTAAACCCATGAAGATTATTGAAGAGGATGATGAAGATGCCTTCAAGGGTGGCTCATCAGACAAG CCAGTAAAGGATGACCCACATTTCCATCACTTTCTGCTCAGCCAGTCTGAGAAG CCGGCTTCATCAATGGAGCCCATCACCAAACGCTTAAAGATTATTGAGGAG GACACCAGATCGACGTCTATTCAGGCAGCAGACAGCACAGCAATCAGTGGCAGCATCACACCTACAGACAAAag GATAGGATTCCTTGGACTGGGACTAATGGGAAGTGGTGTGGTCTGTAATTTGTTGAagatggggcatgttgtcaccgTTTGGAATCGCACAGCAGAAAAG TGTGATTTGTTCATTCAGGAAGGTGCCAGATTAGGCCGAACACCCGCAGAGGTTGTGTCTATGTGTGATATCACATTTTCCTGTGTATCAGACCCCAAAGCTGCCAGAGAT CTTGTTTTTGGTCCAAGTGGAGTTCTCCAGGGAATCAGACCAGGCAAATGCTATGTGGAGATGTCCACTGTTGATTCAGAAACCATCACGGAGCTCGCACAG GTCATCACATCCAGAGGTGGCAGGTTCCTAGAAGCTCCAGTTTCAGGTAGCCAGCAGCTTTCCAATGATGGTATGCTGGTCATTGTTGCTGCAGGAGACCGCAGTGTTTATGAAGACTGTAGCAGCTGCTTCCAAGCTATGGGGAAGACGTCTTTCTTTATAG CAGGTGAAGCAGGAAATGCTGCAAGAATGATGTTGATCCTTAACATGGTTCAAGGCAGTTTCATGGCAACCATTGCAGAGGGACTGACCTTGGCCCAGGCCACAGGACAGTCACAACAAACGTTCTTGGATATTCTTTGCCAGGGACAGATGGCAAGCACTTTTGTGGACCAGAAATGCCAAA ATATCTTGCAGGGCAACTTCAAACCTGATTACTATCTGAAACATATTCAGAAAGATCTGAGACTGGCCATTTCAATGGGAGATTCAGTTAATCACCCAACACCGATGGCAGCTGCTGCAAATGAG gTATACAAGAGGGCAAAAGCGTTGGACCAGTCCGACAATGACATGTCTGCAGTCTACAGAGCTTATATTCACTAA
- the LOC127450630 gene encoding cytokine-like nuclear factor N-PAC isoform X4 translates to MECGGCVQCDVSLKQFKMATVHLRIGDLVWGKLGRYPPWPGKIVSPPKDLKRPRGKKCFFVKFFGTEDHAWIKVEQLKPYHPHKDEMIKINKGKRFQQAVDAVEEYLKKAKGKDQAHPDDKSKSEKGRKAAKPMKIIEEDDEDAFKGGSSDKPASSMEPITKRLKIIEEDTRSTSIQAADSTAISGSITPTDKRIGFLGLGLMGSGVVCNLLKMGHVVTVWNRTAEKCDLFIQEGARLGRTPAEVVSMCDITFSCVSDPKAARDLVFGPSGVLQGIRPGKCYVEMSTVDSETITELAQVITSRGGRFLEAPVSGSQQLSNDGMLVIVAAGDRSVYEDCSSCFQAMGKTSFFIAGEAGNAARMMLILNMVQGSFMATIAEGLTLAQATGQSQQTFLDILCQGQMASTFVDQKCQNILQGNFKPDYYLKHIQKDLRLAISMGDSVNHPTPMAAAANEVYKRAKALDQSDNDMSAVYRAYIH, encoded by the exons ATGGAGTGTGGTGGGTGTGTTCAGTGCGACGTTTCTCTGAAACAGTTTAAGATGGCGACTGTGCATCTAAGGATCGGGGATTTGGTTTG GGGAAAGCTTGGACGCTATCCACCTTGGCCAGGCAAG ATCGTCAGTCCTCCAAAGGATCTGAAAAGGCCAAGAGGCAAAAAATgcttttttgtcaaattttttgGGACTGAAGATCA CGCCTGGATAAAGGTAGAACAGCTGAAGCCCTACCACCCCCACAAAGATGAGATGATCAAGATAAACAAAGGCAAGCGCTTCCAACAGGCTGTTGACGCAGTGGAGGAGTACCTTAAAAAAGCCAAGGGCAAAGATCAG GCACACCCTGATGAcaaaagcaaatctgagaaagGCCGTAAAGCAGCTAAACCCATGAAGATTATTGAAGAGGATGATGAAGATGCCTTCAAGGGTGGCTCATCAGACAAG CCGGCTTCATCAATGGAGCCCATCACCAAACGCTTAAAGATTATTGAGGAG GACACCAGATCGACGTCTATTCAGGCAGCAGACAGCACAGCAATCAGTGGCAGCATCACACCTACAGACAAAag GATAGGATTCCTTGGACTGGGACTAATGGGAAGTGGTGTGGTCTGTAATTTGTTGAagatggggcatgttgtcaccgTTTGGAATCGCACAGCAGAAAAG TGTGATTTGTTCATTCAGGAAGGTGCCAGATTAGGCCGAACACCCGCAGAGGTTGTGTCTATGTGTGATATCACATTTTCCTGTGTATCAGACCCCAAAGCTGCCAGAGAT CTTGTTTTTGGTCCAAGTGGAGTTCTCCAGGGAATCAGACCAGGCAAATGCTATGTGGAGATGTCCACTGTTGATTCAGAAACCATCACGGAGCTCGCACAG GTCATCACATCCAGAGGTGGCAGGTTCCTAGAAGCTCCAGTTTCAGGTAGCCAGCAGCTTTCCAATGATGGTATGCTGGTCATTGTTGCTGCAGGAGACCGCAGTGTTTATGAAGACTGTAGCAGCTGCTTCCAAGCTATGGGGAAGACGTCTTTCTTTATAG CAGGTGAAGCAGGAAATGCTGCAAGAATGATGTTGATCCTTAACATGGTTCAAGGCAGTTTCATGGCAACCATTGCAGAGGGACTGACCTTGGCCCAGGCCACAGGACAGTCACAACAAACGTTCTTGGATATTCTTTGCCAGGGACAGATGGCAAGCACTTTTGTGGACCAGAAATGCCAAA ATATCTTGCAGGGCAACTTCAAACCTGATTACTATCTGAAACATATTCAGAAAGATCTGAGACTGGCCATTTCAATGGGAGATTCAGTTAATCACCCAACACCGATGGCAGCTGCTGCAAATGAG gTATACAAGAGGGCAAAAGCGTTGGACCAGTCCGACAATGACATGTCTGCAGTCTACAGAGCTTATATTCACTAA
- the LOC127450630 gene encoding cytokine-like nuclear factor N-PAC isoform X5, translated as MIKINKGKRFQQAVDAVEEYLKKAKGKDQAHPDDKSKSEKGRKAAKPMKIIEEDDEDAFKGGSSDKEQTDSDPEPSSVRRLVAGTVSGFKWESSPVKDDPHFHHFLLSQSEKPASSMEPITKRLKIIEEDTRSTSIQAADSTAISGSITPTDKRIGFLGLGLMGSGVVCNLLKMGHVVTVWNRTAEKCDLFIQEGARLGRTPAEVVSMCDITFSCVSDPKAARDLVFGPSGVLQGIRPGKCYVEMSTVDSETITELAQVITSRGGRFLEAPVSGSQQLSNDGMLVIVAAGDRSVYEDCSSCFQAMGKTSFFIAGEAGNAARMMLILNMVQGSFMATIAEGLTLAQATGQSQQTFLDILCQGQMASTFVDQKCQNILQGNFKPDYYLKHIQKDLRLAISMGDSVNHPTPMAAAANEVYKRAKALDQSDNDMSAVYRAYIH; from the exons ATGATCAAGATAAACAAAGGCAAGCGCTTCCAACAGGCTGTTGACGCAGTGGAGGAGTACCTTAAAAAAGCCAAGGGCAAAGATCAG GCACACCCTGATGAcaaaagcaaatctgagaaagGCCGTAAAGCAGCTAAACCCATGAAGATTATTGAAGAGGATGATGAAGATGCCTTCAAGGGTGGCTCATCAGACAAG GAACAGACTGACTCTGACCCAGAGCCATCCTCTGTACGACGGCTGGTCGCTGGAACAGTATCAGGATTCAAATGGGAGAGCAGT CCAGTAAAGGATGACCCACATTTCCATCACTTTCTGCTCAGCCAGTCTGAGAAG CCGGCTTCATCAATGGAGCCCATCACCAAACGCTTAAAGATTATTGAGGAG GACACCAGATCGACGTCTATTCAGGCAGCAGACAGCACAGCAATCAGTGGCAGCATCACACCTACAGACAAAag GATAGGATTCCTTGGACTGGGACTAATGGGAAGTGGTGTGGTCTGTAATTTGTTGAagatggggcatgttgtcaccgTTTGGAATCGCACAGCAGAAAAG TGTGATTTGTTCATTCAGGAAGGTGCCAGATTAGGCCGAACACCCGCAGAGGTTGTGTCTATGTGTGATATCACATTTTCCTGTGTATCAGACCCCAAAGCTGCCAGAGAT CTTGTTTTTGGTCCAAGTGGAGTTCTCCAGGGAATCAGACCAGGCAAATGCTATGTGGAGATGTCCACTGTTGATTCAGAAACCATCACGGAGCTCGCACAG GTCATCACATCCAGAGGTGGCAGGTTCCTAGAAGCTCCAGTTTCAGGTAGCCAGCAGCTTTCCAATGATGGTATGCTGGTCATTGTTGCTGCAGGAGACCGCAGTGTTTATGAAGACTGTAGCAGCTGCTTCCAAGCTATGGGGAAGACGTCTTTCTTTATAG CAGGTGAAGCAGGAAATGCTGCAAGAATGATGTTGATCCTTAACATGGTTCAAGGCAGTTTCATGGCAACCATTGCAGAGGGACTGACCTTGGCCCAGGCCACAGGACAGTCACAACAAACGTTCTTGGATATTCTTTGCCAGGGACAGATGGCAAGCACTTTTGTGGACCAGAAATGCCAAA ATATCTTGCAGGGCAACTTCAAACCTGATTACTATCTGAAACATATTCAGAAAGATCTGAGACTGGCCATTTCAATGGGAGATTCAGTTAATCACCCAACACCGATGGCAGCTGCTGCAAATGAG gTATACAAGAGGGCAAAAGCGTTGGACCAGTCCGACAATGACATGTCTGCAGTCTACAGAGCTTATATTCACTAA
- the LOC127450854 gene encoding protein rogdi homolog isoform X2 — protein MLSADRTALSELAKMTAASQAERTVLEEEFNWLLKEEVHSVLKQLQDILKEVTRRFSMPSPGLDGQLKQENFILGSSTMDQIKGVLTLQGEALTQADINFKVAKSSQVMHFAFRDDKQWKLQQIQDARNHVSQALQLLSSRNESYHFKTGAEVNKLMDAVMLQLTRARNRLTTPASMTLPELASSGLMNFKSAGSSVLHNPGTMFEYNNTKFEVSHVHKVECVVPWLNDTLVFFTISLQLCQQLKDKISVFSNFWNYRPF, from the exons ATGCTCAGTGCAGACCGAACTGCTCTATCTGAACTAGCGAAGATGACCGCTGCGAGTCAAGCGGAGAGGACTGTGCTA GAGGAAGAATTTAACTGGCTGCTGAAAGAAGAGGTGCATTCAGTGCTGAAACAGCTGCAGGACATTTTGAAG GAGGTAACAAGGCGTTTTTCAATGCCATCAcctggtctggatggacaactgAAACAAGAAAATTTCATTCTGGGCAGCTCCAC GATGGACCAGATTAAAGGGGTTTTGACATTACAAGGAGAAGCTCTGACTCAGGCT GATATTAATTTCAAAGTTGCTAAAAGCAGTCAAGTCATGCATTTTGCATTCCGAGATGATAAACAGTGGAAATTGCAGCag ATCCAAGATGCCCGAAACCATGTGAGTCAGGCCCTCCAGTTACTAAGCAGCCGTAATGagagctatcactttaaaactGGTGCTGAAGTTAATAAG CTTATGGATGCAGTGATGCTTCAGCTGACCCGAGCCCGTAATAGACTCACTACCCCAGCCAGCATGACTCTTCCTGAGCTTGCATCTAGTGGGTTAATG AACTTCAAATCTGCAGGAAGTTCAGTGCTGCATAATCCAGGAACGATGTT TGAATACAACAACACTAAGTTTGAGGTCAGCCATGTCCATAAGGTGGAATGTGTGGTTCCCTGGCTGAATGACACACTGGTGTTTTTTACCATTTCCCTGCAGCTCTGTCAACAGCTAAAAGATAAG atttCTGTCTTCTCTAATTTCTGGAACTACAGACCCTTTTAA
- the LOC127450854 gene encoding protein rogdi homolog isoform X1: MLSADRTALSELAKMTAASQAERTVLEEEFNWLLKEEVHSVLKQLQDILKEVTRRFSMPSPGLDGQLKQENFILGSSTMDQIKGVLTLQGEALTQADINFKVAKSSQVMHFAFRDDKQWKLQQIQDARNHVSQALQLLSSRNESYHFKTGAEVNKLMDAVMLQLTRARNRLTTPASMTLPELASSGLMKMFTPPMPGDVMVNFYVNLSKLCLTVYQLHVLQPNTTKNFKSAGSSVLHNPGTMFEYNNTKFEVSHVHKVECVVPWLNDTLVFFTISLQLCQQLKDKISVFSNFWNYRPF; encoded by the exons ATGCTCAGTGCAGACCGAACTGCTCTATCTGAACTAGCGAAGATGACCGCTGCGAGTCAAGCGGAGAGGACTGTGCTA GAGGAAGAATTTAACTGGCTGCTGAAAGAAGAGGTGCATTCAGTGCTGAAACAGCTGCAGGACATTTTGAAG GAGGTAACAAGGCGTTTTTCAATGCCATCAcctggtctggatggacaactgAAACAAGAAAATTTCATTCTGGGCAGCTCCAC GATGGACCAGATTAAAGGGGTTTTGACATTACAAGGAGAAGCTCTGACTCAGGCT GATATTAATTTCAAAGTTGCTAAAAGCAGTCAAGTCATGCATTTTGCATTCCGAGATGATAAACAGTGGAAATTGCAGCag ATCCAAGATGCCCGAAACCATGTGAGTCAGGCCCTCCAGTTACTAAGCAGCCGTAATGagagctatcactttaaaactGGTGCTGAAGTTAATAAG CTTATGGATGCAGTGATGCTTCAGCTGACCCGAGCCCGTAATAGACTCACTACCCCAGCCAGCATGACTCTTCCTGAGCTTGCATCTAGTGGGTTAATG AAAATGTTTACACCTCCAATGCCTGGGGATGTGATGGTGAACTTCTATGTCAATCTCAGCAAACTGTGTCTGACTGTGTACCAACTGCATGTGCTGCAGCCTAACACTACTAAG AACTTCAAATCTGCAGGAAGTTCAGTGCTGCATAATCCAGGAACGATGTT TGAATACAACAACACTAAGTTTGAGGTCAGCCATGTCCATAAGGTGGAATGTGTGGTTCCCTGGCTGAATGACACACTGGTGTTTTTTACCATTTCCCTGCAGCTCTGTCAACAGCTAAAAGATAAG atttCTGTCTTCTCTAATTTCTGGAACTACAGACCCTTTTAA